One genomic window of Peromyscus maniculatus bairdii isolate BWxNUB_F1_BW_parent chromosome 2, HU_Pman_BW_mat_3.1, whole genome shotgun sequence includes the following:
- the LOC107400977 gene encoding uncharacterized protein LOC107400977, giving the protein MDPSQRNLYKDVMLETYMNLTAIGYNWEDVEVEEYCQISQKHGRHERSHTKKKSYGYIECGKDFVCHSHPQRHEKTNTGEKSNESNQCRKTFAQHSHLQNHETTYIIQKPYGCNHSGKALAHWKVLQLHRRKHSGEKPYERNQCGKAFARFSHLQVHKRTHTGEKPYECNQCGKTFAQPRSFQVHKRTHTGEKPYECNQCGKDFAQFSHLQVHKRTHTGEKPYECNQCSKAFACHSGLQRHERTHTGEKPYECKQCGKAFAQRGSLQVHKRTHTGEKPYECKQCGKAFAQSGSLQVHKRTHTGEKSYDCN; this is encoded by the coding sequence ATGGATCCTTCACAGAggaatctctacaaagatgtcATGCTGGAGACCTATATGAACCTCACAGCTATAGGCTACAATTGGGAAGATGTTGAAGTTGAAGAATATTGTCAAATTTCTCAAAAACATGGAAGGCATGAAAGAAGCCATACTAAAAAGAAATCATATGGATATATTGAGTGTGGTAAAGACTTTGTATGTCATAGTCATCCTCAAAGGCATGAAAaaacaaatactggagagaaatccaATGAATCAAATCAATGTCGTAAAACGTTTGCACAACACAGTCATCTTCAAAATCATGAAACTACATATATCATTCAAAAACCTTATGGATGTAATCATAGTGGCAAAGCATTAGCTCATTGGAAAGTTCTTCAAttacatagaagaaaacattctggagagaaaccctatgaacgtaatcaatgtggtaaagcctttgcacgatTCAGTCAtcttcaagtacataaaagaacacatactggagagaaaccctatgaatgtaatcagtgtggtaaaaccTTTGCGCAGCCTCGTTCTtttcaagtacataaaagaacccatactggagagaaaccctatgaatgtaatcaatgtggtaaagacTTTGCACAATTCAGTCAtcttcaagtacataaaagaacacatactggagagaaaccctatgaatgtaatcagtgtagTAAAGCCTTTGCTTGTCATAGTGGacttcaaaggcatgaaagaacacatacaggagagaaaccctatgaatgtaagcaatgtggtaaagcctttgcacagcgTGGTTCtcttcaagtacataaaagaacacatacaggagagaaaccctatgaatgtaagcaatgtggtaaagcctttgcacagtcTGGTTCTCTTCAAgtccataaaagaacacatactggagagaaatcctATGACTGTAAttaa